In Dyadobacter subterraneus, a single genomic region encodes these proteins:
- the pgmB gene encoding beta-phosphoglucomutase, with protein MPTVQACLFDLDGVIVDTAKYHYLAWRQLANQLGFDLTLEQNELLKGISRMESLEIVLGIGGVKLSEEEKLKFAAEKNAQYLEFCKQITPEDALPGVRNFLDELKADSIKTGLGSASKNAKTILTNLDMLDYFDTIVDGNRATKGKPDPQVFLMGAEDLSVAPEHCIVFEDAVAGIQAAKAGGMIGVGIGQASVLTEADYVMPGFDGVTVKDLFEKLK; from the coding sequence ATGCCGACTGTTCAAGCTTGCCTTTTTGATCTGGATGGAGTGATTGTAGATACCGCCAAATACCATTATCTCGCCTGGCGCCAGCTAGCCAACCAGTTAGGATTCGATTTAACACTGGAACAAAATGAGTTGCTTAAAGGAATCAGCCGGATGGAATCGCTGGAAATTGTGCTTGGGATAGGCGGGGTTAAATTAAGCGAAGAAGAAAAATTGAAGTTTGCTGCGGAGAAAAATGCGCAGTATCTGGAATTTTGTAAACAAATAACACCAGAGGATGCACTTCCGGGTGTACGGAATTTTCTGGATGAATTAAAAGCAGATTCAATAAAAACAGGGTTGGGATCGGCGAGTAAAAATGCCAAAACCATCCTGACAAACCTGGATATGCTTGATTACTTTGATACAATCGTTGATGGAAATCGTGCAACAAAAGGAAAACCTGATCCACAGGTTTTTTTAATGGGCGCGGAAGATTTGTCGGTTGCACCGGAACATTGTATTGTTTTTGAAGATGCAGTGGCAGGAATTCAGGCTGCAAAAGCGGGAGGAATGATTGGCGTGGGTATCGGGCAGGCCTCAGTTTTGACGGAAGCAGATTATGTGATGCCCGGTTTTGATGGCGTCACAGTGAAAGATCTCTTCGAAAAATTAAAATAA
- a CDS encoding alpha-amylase family protein — MPAINQDKHIIYQIFTRLFDNQNTTNKVFGTISENGSGKFNNITTIALEAIKKFGITHVWYTGIIEHATLTDYSEFGIKTDHPLIVKGMAGSPYAVKDYYDVDPDLAVDIANRMKEFEALVKRTHDSDLKVIIDFVPNHVSRQYHSDTARSAGIKDFGEDDDTSVSFSPNNNFYYIPNQDFIVPEGHKPPVNVTAPYMERPAKATGNDVFQAQPSQYDWYETIKLNYGVDYLNGHATYFDPIPSTWLKMRDILTFWTTKGVDGFRCDMAEMVPVEFWGWVIPEIKKINPEIIFIAEIYNPAQYHNYLRNGKFTYLYDKVGLYNSLRRLMEGGGTVEDITRLWQQESGDISENMLRFLENHDEQRIASKYFAGDPWIAIPAMTLSATLHTGPLMIYFGQELGVNPNTSEGFQGEDGRTTIFDYWSVPEIQEFANGGKFDGELLGNDQKKLHAFYESLNKFVTKNEAVYAGSFYDLQWVNIDGQSQDYDKTRVYSYLRYTDKQKLLFIYNFDKEKSCHTNVRIPQDAWTDTLKLKSTGSYILKQVFPLLILTPNIKPLEITSTGIALTLPPVSVYVYEILED; from the coding sequence ATGCCTGCCATAAATCAAGATAAACATATCATCTATCAGATTTTTACCCGATTATTTGATAATCAAAATACAACCAATAAAGTATTCGGAACAATCTCCGAAAACGGCTCCGGGAAATTTAATAACATCACCACCATTGCGCTGGAAGCGATTAAAAAGTTCGGGATCACGCATGTCTGGTATACCGGAATTATTGAACACGCGACCCTAACTGATTATTCAGAGTTTGGCATAAAAACAGATCATCCGCTGATTGTCAAGGGAATGGCGGGATCGCCTTATGCCGTTAAGGATTATTATGATGTGGATCCGGATCTGGCCGTGGATATAGCTAACCGGATGAAGGAGTTTGAGGCTTTGGTAAAAAGAACGCATGACTCTGATTTGAAAGTGATTATCGATTTTGTGCCTAATCATGTTTCACGTCAATATCATTCTGATACAGCGCGTTCAGCAGGGATTAAGGATTTTGGGGAAGATGATGATACTTCTGTCAGTTTTAGTCCGAACAACAATTTTTACTACATTCCAAACCAGGATTTTATCGTTCCCGAAGGTCATAAACCGCCGGTTAACGTTACGGCTCCATACATGGAAAGACCGGCAAAAGCAACCGGAAATGACGTATTCCAGGCGCAGCCAAGCCAGTACGACTGGTATGAAACCATAAAACTGAATTACGGTGTAGATTACCTGAACGGGCATGCTACGTATTTTGATCCGATTCCTTCAACCTGGTTGAAGATGCGGGATATTCTGACTTTCTGGACTACCAAGGGAGTCGATGGATTTCGCTGTGATATGGCGGAAATGGTGCCGGTTGAGTTCTGGGGATGGGTTATTCCGGAAATCAAAAAGATCAATCCTGAAATTATTTTCATTGCAGAAATTTACAATCCGGCCCAATATCATAATTATCTGAGAAACGGGAAGTTTACTTATTTGTATGACAAGGTTGGCCTCTATAATTCTCTTCGCAGATTAATGGAAGGCGGCGGAACGGTTGAAGATATTACCAGATTATGGCAGCAGGAATCCGGCGATATCTCTGAAAATATGCTGCGTTTTTTGGAAAACCATGACGAACAGCGTATTGCCTCAAAATATTTTGCCGGTGACCCGTGGATTGCGATTCCTGCCATGACCCTTAGCGCCACTTTACATACCGGACCTTTGATGATTTATTTCGGACAGGAATTGGGTGTAAACCCAAATACATCCGAAGGTTTTCAGGGAGAAGATGGGCGGACAACGATTTTCGATTATTGGAGTGTTCCGGAAATCCAGGAATTTGCGAATGGCGGAAAATTTGATGGTGAATTGCTGGGCAACGATCAGAAAAAACTTCATGCTTTTTATGAAAGTCTGAACAAATTCGTCACCAAAAATGAGGCTGTTTATGCCGGAAGTTTTTATGACCTTCAATGGGTAAATATTGACGGACAGAGCCAGGATTATGATAAAACCCGCGTTTACAGTTATTTGCGCTACACCGACAAACAGAAACTTCTGTTCATTTATAATTTCGACAAAGAAAAATCCTGTCATACCAATGTGCGTATTCCGCAGGATGCCTGGACCGATACTTTGAAACTGAAATCAACAGGATCTTATATTTTGAAGCAGGTTTTTCCATTGCTGATATTAACACCCAACATCAAGCCATTAGAAATAACTTCAACCGGAATTGCGCTGACGTTACCGCCGGTCTCTGTTTATGTTTATGAAATTTTGGAAGATTAA
- a CDS encoding N-acetylmuramoyl-L-alanine amidase-like domain-containing protein: protein MKIRMAFLQLFTFSLLIFFSKESKAQLATQKVFTQKMELPGNGDLGTQTLRMAESFLGTPYVASTLEGNPIERLVCKFDGLDCTTLVESSIALAIAKSENLNYEGYKTELTKIRYRDGVIDGYPSRLHYVLDWMYENQKRGRLEDITSKVGGIPYKKEINFMSTHANFYPALDNTEVWEKIKEQENIINSREYSYIPKASLQKAEPMLRDGDIVAFTSSVEGLDCNHMGIITKIGNRAYLLHASLAGKKVILSTLPLAEYVASVPKHTGMIVARLTEQ from the coding sequence ATGAAAATAAGAATGGCTTTTTTACAATTATTCACGTTTTCATTATTGATATTTTTTTCAAAAGAATCAAAGGCGCAATTAGCCACACAGAAAGTTTTTACCCAGAAAATGGAGCTTCCCGGCAATGGCGACCTGGGAACTCAAACTTTACGAATGGCAGAATCTTTTCTGGGTACTCCATACGTTGCAAGTACGCTGGAAGGAAATCCAATAGAAAGGCTGGTCTGCAAGTTTGACGGACTGGATTGTACCACGCTTGTTGAAAGTTCAATTGCCTTGGCCATTGCCAAAAGTGAAAATCTGAATTATGAGGGCTACAAAACAGAACTCACAAAAATCCGGTATAGAGATGGTGTAATTGATGGTTATCCTTCACGCCTGCACTATGTTTTGGACTGGATGTATGAAAATCAAAAACGTGGCCGCCTGGAAGACATAACATCCAAAGTCGGCGGTATACCTTACAAAAAGGAAATAAATTTCATGTCAACGCATGCGAATTTTTATCCTGCGCTGGATAATACCGAGGTTTGGGAAAAAATCAAGGAGCAGGAAAATATTATCAATAGCAGGGAATATTCTTACATTCCAAAAGCATCTCTTCAAAAAGCAGAGCCTATGCTGCGTGACGGAGATATTGTTGCATTTACCTCGTCTGTTGAAGGCCTTGATTGCAATCATATGGGCATTATTACAAAAATCGGAAACCGCGCATACTTATTGCATGCATCGCTGGCAGGAAAAAAAGTAATTTTATCTACCCTGCCGTTAGCGGAATACGTGGCATCAGTTCCCAAACATACGGGAATGATCGTGGCGCGGCTCACAGAACAATAA
- a CDS encoding mechanosensitive ion channel family protein: protein MNNFLELLDYKNSPWLIILMATLIGLVISLVLVKTIAITARKKEWPVIRAIHQNQTSVLYFFIPLLITTLITKTYTESHPRYEFTHGISKIALIAVSTWLMTRIVIIIEKILIDKLDFDTPDNNEARKLYTKIKFVKRIVIILTIVFGVSILLLSFDSVRQYGVGILTSAGIVSVIIGFAAQKSLGNLLAGIQIAFTQPIKIDDVVIVEGEWGRIEEINLTYVVVNIWDLRRMVLPITYFIEKPFQNWTRNDSSLIGTAFFNLNYHTPVEKLRKKLEEILLNTPLWDGKSWALQVTDTQAQFMVVRAIMSARNSSQAFDLRCLVREKIIEFIREEYPESLPGLMIEEPKN from the coding sequence ATGAATAATTTTCTGGAATTACTGGATTACAAAAACTCTCCTTGGCTGATCATTTTAATGGCCACGCTTATTGGTTTGGTAATTAGTTTGGTCCTTGTAAAAACAATTGCGATTACTGCAAGAAAAAAGGAATGGCCCGTTATCCGGGCAATTCATCAGAACCAAACCAGCGTTCTGTATTTTTTCATTCCGCTGCTGATCACAACCTTAATTACCAAAACTTATACAGAATCACATCCCAGGTATGAATTCACGCATGGAATCAGCAAAATAGCGCTGATTGCGGTAAGTACTTGGCTGATGACAAGGATCGTTATCATCATTGAAAAAATCCTGATCGACAAACTGGATTTTGACACGCCGGATAACAATGAAGCAAGAAAACTTTACACCAAAATCAAATTTGTAAAACGCATTGTCATCATTCTGACAATCGTTTTTGGTGTTTCTATATTACTCCTGAGTTTTGACAGTGTTCGTCAATATGGAGTTGGGATTCTTACTTCGGCTGGTATTGTCAGCGTAATTATTGGTTTTGCTGCACAAAAATCGCTTGGAAATCTTTTGGCCGGTATTCAAATCGCATTTACCCAACCGATCAAAATTGACGATGTTGTGATCGTTGAAGGTGAATGGGGACGGATTGAAGAAATAAATCTTACCTATGTCGTTGTTAATATCTGGGATCTGCGACGGATGGTTTTACCAATAACTTATTTCATTGAAAAACCTTTTCAAAACTGGACGCGAAATGACAGCAGCCTGATTGGTACTGCATTTTTCAATTTAAATTACCACACACCTGTCGAGAAATTGCGTAAAAAACTGGAAGAAATCCTGTTGAATACGCCTCTTTGGGATGGAAAATCCTGGGCATTGCAGGTTACGGATACGCAGGCACAGTTTATGGTTGTTCGGGCAATTATGTCCGCCAGGAATTCTTCACAAGCATTCGATCTGCGTTGTCTGGTCCGGGAAAAAATAATTGAATTTATTAGAGAAGAATATCCGGAATCGTTGCCCGGCTTGATGATTGAAGAGCCAAAAAATTGA
- a CDS encoding sensor histidine kinase, with translation MNIKTRLTLLFTMLVGSIMALFCLSIYYFYDQYREKQFYSFLNERGQTIAQLVEASNGISKADIAKIEKENNTVLLDEEITIYDGSDSVIFNSGSYEFILSHQMLTDARSGREIHTKHAKKEVIVIRHILQDHRKPWVVVAIANDHLGTNQLQRLREILVIGWLLSLILVGVAGWQFATDAIKPVSDIIAQVNNISAGNLHDKVSVGREKDELALLAQTFNLMLNRLEIAFVAQKNFVSHASHELRTPLALIMSEVEVTLMKARNVEYYEEALKGILEEVKEMNELVSRLLELARTEEHAFRVTFSKIRIDEVLWQAQASIQQKNPGYQVHINYDQIPENEEELLRYGDESLLRTAFMNLMDNACKYSDNHSVNVFLEIHKDLIKISFKDVGMGIAAAELPYVFDTFYRSATTMSKAGYGIGLALTKRIINMQGASIEVESKVGLGSTFTLKFPPF, from the coding sequence ATGAACATAAAAACCCGTCTTACTTTACTCTTTACCATGCTGGTTGGTTCCATCATGGCTCTTTTCTGTTTGTCGATTTATTATTTCTATGATCAATACCGGGAAAAACAATTTTATTCTTTCCTGAATGAACGTGGACAAACAATTGCTCAGTTGGTGGAGGCCAGTAATGGGATAAGTAAGGCGGATATTGCCAAAATTGAAAAAGAAAATAATACTGTATTGCTGGATGAAGAAATAACGATCTATGACGGTTCGGATTCAGTAATTTTTAACAGCGGCTCCTATGAATTCATCCTGTCGCATCAAATGCTGACTGACGCCAGAAGCGGACGGGAAATACATACGAAACATGCCAAAAAAGAAGTAATTGTCATACGCCATATTTTGCAGGATCACCGAAAACCCTGGGTTGTGGTGGCCATTGCAAATGATCATCTTGGGACAAATCAACTACAACGATTGCGTGAGATTCTGGTAATTGGATGGCTGCTTTCGCTGATTTTGGTGGGTGTCGCCGGATGGCAGTTTGCAACCGATGCCATAAAACCGGTTTCTGATATTATCGCGCAGGTAAACAACATTTCCGCGGGAAACCTTCATGATAAAGTTTCAGTTGGACGTGAAAAGGATGAGCTGGCACTGCTTGCCCAAACGTTCAATCTCATGCTGAACCGGCTTGAAATCGCTTTTGTGGCCCAGAAGAATTTTGTTTCACATGCCTCCCATGAATTACGTACACCACTGGCGTTAATTATGAGCGAAGTGGAAGTTACCCTTATGAAAGCCCGAAATGTTGAATATTACGAGGAAGCTTTAAAGGGAATTCTGGAAGAGGTTAAGGAAATGAACGAGTTGGTCAGCAGATTGCTTGAACTGGCGAGAACAGAAGAACACGCATTTCGTGTTACGTTTTCAAAAATCAGGATTGATGAAGTTTTGTGGCAGGCACAAGCATCTATTCAGCAAAAAAATCCGGGTTATCAGGTGCATATCAACTATGACCAGATTCCGGAGAATGAAGAAGAATTATTACGCTATGGAGACGAAAGTCTTTTAAGAACAGCATTCATGAATCTCATGGACAATGCCTGTAAATATTCTGACAACCATAGTGTTAATGTATTTCTTGAAATTCACAAAGACCTTATCAAAATTTCTTTCAAAGATGTTGGCATGGGCATTGCCGCAGCAGAACTACCTTATGTTTTCGACACTTTTTACCGCAGTGCCACAACGATGAGCAAAGCCGGTTATGGTATAGGTTTGGCGCTTACAAAACGAATTATCAACATGCAGGGCGCAAGTATCGAGGTCGAATCAAAAGTAGGCCTTGGAAGTACATTTACGCTCAAATTCCCCCCTTTCTGA
- a CDS encoding response regulator — protein sequence MKILVVEDEPKLAGFLKRGLEEQSWEVELAYDGQVGKKMASNYRFDVIILDVNLPLLNGYDLAKQLRNDGLATPILFLTALGTIDDKLDGFEAGGDDYLVKPFEFRELIARIKVLSQRNSNREQSSQILKLADLELNLDEKVARRAGNRIDLTAKEFALLEYLMRNRGRVVSRVDIAEQVWDIRFDTGTNVIDVYINFLRKKVDKDYTTKLIHTVVGMGYIFKEE from the coding sequence ATGAAAATATTAGTTGTAGAAGATGAGCCAAAACTGGCTGGATTTTTAAAACGCGGTCTTGAAGAACAATCGTGGGAAGTGGAACTTGCCTATGACGGTCAGGTTGGTAAAAAAATGGCGTCTAATTACAGGTTTGATGTAATTATTCTGGATGTAAACCTGCCATTGCTCAATGGATACGATTTGGCAAAGCAACTTAGAAATGATGGTTTGGCAACGCCAATTTTGTTTTTGACAGCACTCGGTACGATTGATGACAAACTGGATGGTTTTGAAGCAGGCGGTGACGACTATCTTGTGAAACCCTTCGAATTCAGGGAGTTGATCGCTCGTATTAAAGTTTTATCACAAAGAAACAGTAACCGTGAGCAGTCGAGCCAGATATTAAAACTTGCTGATCTGGAATTGAATCTTGACGAGAAAGTAGCCAGGAGAGCCGGCAACCGGATTGACCTGACCGCCAAAGAATTTGCGCTGCTGGAATATCTGATGCGAAACCGGGGGAGGGTAGTATCAAGAGTTGATATTGCAGAACAGGTATGGGATATCCGATTTGACACAGGTACCAATGTTATTGACGTGTATATCAACTTCCTACGTAAAAAAGTTGATAAGGATTACACAACAAAATTAATCCACACGGTTGTTGGAATGGGTTATATTTTTAAGGAAGAATGA
- a CDS encoding DinB family protein — translation METKEEILRIIDVLNDTYESEEAWYGPSVVEALRDVTPKMAELRLSSNTHSIAEIVYHMTTWRIFAVRKIQGDEEFDIKTQDKDWKKFPIVDEFEWEAIQMELSLSQEELISELEKIENDSFLEDFVPGRDYSYYTMIHGVIQHDVYHAGQIGLIKKALKGMQLEEEDDFGAFDDRANFGGSDDYY, via the coding sequence ATGGAAACAAAAGAGGAAATTTTAAGGATCATAGATGTACTCAACGATACTTATGAAAGTGAAGAAGCCTGGTACGGTCCGTCCGTAGTTGAGGCACTGCGCGATGTTACCCCAAAAATGGCTGAGCTGAGATTAAGCTCAAACACGCACTCTATCGCAGAGATTGTTTATCACATGACAACATGGAGAATATTTGCCGTGCGCAAAATCCAGGGTGACGAAGAATTTGATATTAAAACACAGGATAAAGACTGGAAAAAGTTTCCTATTGTTGACGAATTTGAGTGGGAAGCTATTCAGATGGAGCTTAGCTTGTCGCAGGAAGAGCTGATTTCTGAGCTTGAAAAAATAGAAAATGACAGTTTTCTGGAAGATTTTGTACCCGGAAGAGATTATTCATACTATACAATGATCCATGGTGTGATACAGCACGATGTATATCATGCCGGACAGATAGGCCTGATCAAGAAGGCTTTGAAGGGGATGCAGCTGGAAGAGGAAGATGATTTTGGCGCATTCGACGACCGTGCAAATTTTGGTGGCAGTGACGATTATTATTGA
- a CDS encoding DUF4136 domain-containing protein: MLKKASFLIISAAIWLTSCTKDPVSDLTDLDSQVFITNHDKSIDFKQFKTFSIADSVVVVEDDRSGTALTDMDKQILNTVIAKMQSLGYTYVAASKKPDVGLTVARITNNYLNVVSTPYSSYYGGYYGGYGYGYPSYYSYYQTSESYWSVSMLDLKNANTATKTLNVIWDAQIRGDGLGNTDYFTEMIDSIFGQSTYLKIN, encoded by the coding sequence ATGCTGAAAAAAGCTTCATTTTTAATTATTTCTGCCGCAATCTGGCTGACTTCCTGTACCAAAGATCCGGTGAGTGATTTAACAGATCTGGACTCTCAGGTTTTTATTACAAATCATGATAAGAGTATAGATTTCAAACAATTTAAAACTTTTAGTATCGCAGATTCAGTCGTAGTTGTGGAGGATGACAGATCCGGAACAGCACTGACGGATATGGACAAACAAATATTAAATACGGTAATCGCCAAAATGCAAAGTCTGGGTTACACCTATGTAGCTGCCAGCAAAAAACCCGACGTAGGACTTACCGTTGCCAGAATTACAAATAACTATTTAAACGTTGTCTCTACACCCTATTCCTCCTACTATGGCGGTTATTATGGTGGATATGGTTACGGATATCCAAGTTATTATTCCTACTACCAGACAAGCGAAAGTTACTGGTCTGTTTCCATGCTTGATCTGAAAAATGCAAATACGGCAACCAAGACGCTGAATGTAATCTGGGATGCGCAAATTCGTGGTGATGGACTTGGTAACACAGATTATTTCACAGAAATGATTGATTCCATCTTTGGTCAGTCTACCTATCTGAAAATTAATTAG
- the pheA gene encoding prephenate dehydratase — protein sequence MDLQQLRERIDTLDDQLLNILNERMELVKSVGDLKRSSKSMIYRPEREKQILDRLEKRNTGLLTRSAIDAIFFEIFAVSRNLELPERISYLGPEGSFTHQAAESRFGGMSEYLVLPTIHSVFESVETGRAKFGVVPIENNQEGIVVETADFLREKGLTIVAEVLLQVHFTFATQSDSLKDIKRIYSKDIAFRQCGKFISEYLEGLGVELIPVESTSKAARLAAAEPDSAAICSSISAHIFGVPILFDNIEDSDQNRTRFLILSKDVLNQKSGDDKTTIIANLPNTNRPGVLYEFLKDFNDRGINLTKIESRPLRGESVFRNWFLVEFLGHVNDPGVQEIMHKYGTHLKWLGSYVRVSDL from the coding sequence GTGGATTTACAACAATTAAGAGAACGGATTGATACACTGGACGACCAGCTTCTGAATATTCTTAATGAAAGAATGGAACTGGTAAAAAGTGTCGGAGATTTAAAGCGTTCTTCCAAATCAATGATTTATCGTCCGGAGCGGGAAAAGCAGATTCTGGACCGTCTTGAAAAAAGAAATACAGGACTTTTGACACGCTCGGCCATTGATGCAATCTTTTTTGAAATCTTTGCCGTTTCCAGAAATCTTGAATTACCGGAAAGAATTTCTTATTTAGGACCGGAAGGGAGTTTTACCCACCAGGCTGCTGAAAGTCGTTTTGGCGGCATGAGCGAATATCTAGTTCTGCCTACAATTCATTCGGTTTTTGAAAGTGTGGAAACAGGACGTGCCAAATTTGGTGTGGTTCCGATTGAAAATAACCAGGAAGGAATTGTTGTCGAAACCGCAGATTTTTTAAGAGAAAAAGGACTAACAATTGTTGCCGAAGTACTTTTGCAGGTTCATTTTACTTTTGCCACGCAGTCGGATTCATTGAAGGATATCAAACGGATTTATTCAAAGGATATCGCCTTTCGTCAATGTGGTAAATTTATCAGTGAATATCTGGAAGGGCTTGGCGTAGAATTAATTCCGGTTGAGTCTACTTCAAAAGCAGCAAGATTAGCTGCGGCCGAGCCTGATTCCGCGGCTATTTGTTCATCAATTTCTGCGCATATTTTTGGTGTGCCTATTTTGTTTGATAATATTGAAGACAGTGATCAAAACCGTACGCGCTTTTTGATTCTTTCAAAGGATGTATTAAACCAAAAAAGCGGCGATGATAAAACGACGATCATTGCCAATCTTCCAAACACAAATCGTCCCGGCGTTTTGTACGAGTTTTTGAAAGATTTTAACGACAGAGGAATTAACCTTACAAAAATTGAAAGTCGCCCGTTGAGAGGTGAATCTGTTTTTCGTAACTGGTTTCTGGTGGAATTTTTAGGTCATGTAAATGATCCCGGAGTTCAGGAAATCATGCACAAATATGGTACACACCTGAAATGGCTTGGCAGCTATGTAAGAGTTTCAGATTTATAA
- a CDS encoding DNA topoisomerase IV subunit B, whose protein sequence is MENTVSIQYDEDSIKSLDWKEHIRLRPGMYIGKLGDGSSIDDGIYVLVKEIVDNSIDEHMMGNGKTIEIKISEHRVEVRDYGRGIPLGKVVDCVSKINTGGKYDSGAFQKSVGLNGVGTKAVNALSNYFKVQSFREGKSKNAEFQQGVLLKESKEEATNQRNGTHIAFEPDGLIFKNFRYIPQYLDNMIWNYCYLNAGLTINFNGQKYISQNGLLDLLVSKSDAEAIRYPIVHLKGEDIEFAMTHGNQYGEEYYSFVNGQYTTQGGTHLAAFREAVVKAVREHFGKDYAPEDIRSSIIAAVAIRVQEPVFESQTKTKLGSNTITPDPNSTTIRTFVNDFVKERLDNYLHMNPESRDALKKRIEQSERERKELAGIKKLANDRAKKANLHNKKLRDCRMHLTDLKSEARHESTLFITEGDSASGSITKSRNIQTQAVFSLRGKPLNCFGLNKKIVYENEEFNLLQHALDIENGVENLRFNRIVIATDADVDGMHIRLLLLTFFLQFFPDLVRNGHLYVLETPLFRVRNKKETFYCYTDEEKKAAITKLGSKPEITRFKGLGEISPEEFGKFIGEDMHLEPIILQKETSIQKLLTYYMGKNTPERQRFIIDNLKIENNIEELAIVS, encoded by the coding sequence ATGGAAAATACTGTCAGCATACAATACGACGAGGATAGCATTAAGTCACTGGATTGGAAAGAGCACATCCGTCTGCGGCCGGGGATGTACATTGGGAAGTTGGGTGATGGATCCTCGATTGATGATGGTATATATGTTCTTGTTAAAGAAATTGTAGATAATTCCATCGATGAGCATATGATGGGAAACGGAAAAACCATCGAAATAAAAATTTCAGAACATCGTGTAGAAGTTCGGGATTACGGAAGAGGTATCCCATTGGGAAAAGTAGTGGACTGCGTTTCTAAAATTAATACCGGTGGAAAGTACGATTCCGGAGCATTTCAGAAATCGGTTGGGCTGAATGGAGTAGGTACCAAAGCAGTAAATGCGCTTTCGAATTATTTCAAAGTTCAGTCGTTCAGGGAAGGAAAATCCAAAAATGCTGAATTCCAGCAAGGGGTTTTGTTGAAAGAATCCAAGGAAGAAGCGACAAACCAACGCAATGGAACACACATCGCTTTTGAACCGGATGGATTGATATTTAAAAATTTCAGATACATTCCACAGTATCTGGACAACATGATCTGGAATTATTGCTATCTGAATGCAGGTCTGACGATCAATTTCAACGGACAAAAATATATTTCGCAGAATGGTTTGCTTGACCTTCTGGTGAGTAAATCGGATGCCGAAGCAATTCGTTATCCAATTGTACATTTGAAAGGTGAGGACATTGAATTTGCAATGACTCATGGTAATCAATATGGCGAAGAATATTATTCTTTTGTCAATGGCCAGTATACAACGCAGGGCGGAACGCATTTGGCAGCTTTCCGGGAAGCGGTTGTAAAAGCGGTTCGGGAACATTTTGGCAAGGATTATGCGCCGGAAGATATCCGGTCTTCAATTATTGCAGCGGTAGCGATCAGAGTTCAGGAACCTGTTTTTGAATCCCAGACAAAAACAAAGCTTGGCTCAAATACCATTACGCCTGATCCGAACAGTACTACCATCAGGACATTTGTAAATGATTTTGTGAAGGAGCGACTTGACAATTATCTGCACATGAATCCTGAGTCGAGAGATGCGTTGAAAAAACGTATTGAACAATCGGAAAGGGAGCGTAAAGAATTGGCTGGAATTAAAAAACTGGCTAATGACCGGGCAAAAAAGGCTAATCTGCACAACAAAAAGCTTCGTGATTGCAGAATGCATTTAACGGACCTGAAAAGTGAGGCACGCCATGAAAGTACATTATTTATTACAGAAGGTGATTCTGCGAGCGGATCGATAACCAAATCAAGAAATATCCAGACCCAGGCTGTTTTCAGTTTGCGTGGAAAACCTTTGAACTGTTTCGGTCTGAATAAAAAAATCGTTTACGAAAATGAAGAATTCAATCTTCTTCAACATGCGTTGGATATCGAAAACGGTGTGGAAAATTTGCGGTTCAACAGGATTGTAATTGCTACCGACGCAGATGTGGACGGTATGCACATTCGTCTTCTGTTACTGACATTTTTCCTTCAATTTTTTCCGGATCTGGTTCGAAATGGACACCTTTACGTGCTGGAAACACCTTTATTCCGTGTTAGAAATAAGAAGGAAACATTTTATTGTTATACGGATGAGGAAAAAAAAGCGGCCATAACAAAACTGGGTAGTAAACCGGAAATAACCCGTTTTAAAGGTTTAGGGGAAATTTCACCTGAGGAATTTGGTAAGTTTATCGGTGAAGATATGCATCTGGAACCGATCATTCTTCAAAAAGAAACGTCAATTCAGAAGTTGCTAACCTATTATATGGGTAAAAATACACCGGAACGTCAGCGGTTTATTATTGATAATCTGAAAATTGAAAATAATATTGAAGAGCTGGCAATTGTGAGTTAA